In Bactrocera oleae isolate idBacOlea1 chromosome 5, idBacOlea1, whole genome shotgun sequence, a genomic segment contains:
- the LOC106627891 gene encoding uncharacterized protein: MSKLVILVLLFGTTMVLWQQAEAKPFLFLPANFFVLTTRAPSTDSTSSSSSTSYSSSSTSSAFGGLFQLPINIISRKLNFINSLLSSFSGGAGAGGNIGASGKIGGSFGLGFKFNAGTTTYRPSTTTEDTNTGFTPQSTTNTPKSTTGNTIDNSRDSTTTTTTEKLLISPTTEALSSSTTESSLAYTSSTSNSIADTTVSSVTSVKPTLVTEQPVLTEITDKITSNLASSTESFVSTTTDTVSTIKAIITPTTEKYSIDVDSTPDPIWSSTTATVTEDKSTVVAQSPAVVTTTEKVAEAVTFTTERVEDNGSTIGILDRTDKPEAEVVTVYSGGNKGSVTGAGYNYEKHEVSNGVSGSGYAYQKPRPDYENEIFNGNLNNMYLPVL; the protein is encoded by the exons atgtCAAAGCTTGTAATATTAGTTCTGTTATTCGGAACCACAATGGTCCTGTGGCAGCAGGCTGAAGCGAAGCCATTTCTTTTCTTGCCAGCGAATTTCTTCGTTTTGACAACGAGAG CACCATCCACTGACAGTACTTCGTCTTCAAGCTCAACATCATACTCCTCCTCATCAACATCTTCAGCATTCGGTGGTCTTTTCCAATTGCCGATAAATATTATAAGTCGAAAATTGAATTTCATAAATAGTTTACTATCGAGTTTTAGTGGTGGCGCTGGTGCCGGTGGTAATATTGGTGCCAGTGGAAAGATTGGCGGTAGTTTTGGACTTGGTTTCAAATTCAACGCAGGAACCACAACGTACAGACCAAGCACAACCACTGAAGATACAAATACTGGTTTTACGCCACAGTCTACAACAAATACTCCAAAATCCACAACTGGCAACACCATTGATAACAGCCGAGActcaacaactacaacaactacagAAAAGTTGTTAATTAGTCCAACAACAGAAGCTTTGAGTAGCTCTACAACAGAAAGCAGTCTGGCATACACCAGCTCCACTTCGAACTCGATTGCTGATACTACGGTGAGCAGTGTTACCAGCGTTAAACCCACATTAGTTACAGAACAACCCGTGCTCACTGAGATCACAGACAAAATTACATCTAATCTCGCCAGCAGCACGGAGTCGTTTGTGAGTACTACGACGGACACTGTCAGCACaattaaagcaataataacaccaacaaccgaaaaatattccATCGACGTCGATTCCACTCCGGATCCGATCTGGAGCTCCACAACCGCCACTGTGACCGAAGATAAGTCAACAGTGGTAGCACAAAGTCCAGCGGTTGTCACaacaaccgaaaaagttgccgaAGCTGTCACCTTCACCACTGAACGGGTTGAAGATAACGGAAGCACTATCGGTATTCTTGACCGAACAGATAAACCGGAAGCGGAAGTAGTAACGGTTTATAGTGGGGGTAATAAAGGCTCCGTTACAGGCGCTGGTTATAATTACGAAAAGCATGAAGTGAGCAATGGCGTAAGTGGGAGTGGTTATGCCTACCAGAAACCACGTCCGgattatgaaaatgaaattttcaacgGTAATCTGAATAACATGTATTTGCCAGTTCTATAA
- the LOC106627911 gene encoding uncharacterized protein: MYKFVFVAIVALAALQIQQNDAFIIVSKSISAAPAPAAPALDPNALIQGITNAVTAKIQTVTQVVGSLVQAKTNLKQSLLKNVLNTVSSVKPVYITKTIRIPIWVKAPAASVTTTSAAPSEPVATTTSQSAGYSYAHRHRH, translated from the exons atgtataaatttgtttttgttgccatcGTGGCTTTGGCAGCCCTGCAGATCCAGCAGAATGATGCATTCATCATTGTTTCGAAAA gtATTAGTGCAGCCCCAGCCCCTGCAGCACCCGCCTTGGACCCTAATGCGCTCATACAGGGTATAACCAATGCCGTGACAGCTAAGATCCAAACTGTTACGCAAGTGGTTGGCAGTTTGGTGCAGGCCAAGACGAATCTTAAGCAGAGTTTGTTAAAGAACGTATTGAACACTGTTAGCAGCGTCAAGCCAGTTTATATTACTAAAACCATTCGTATACCCATTTGGGTGAAAGCTCCAGCTGCTTCCGTTACCACCACATCTGCAGCCCCGTCGGAGCCCGTGGCAACTACGACTTCCCAATCGGCTGGTTACTCCTACGCCCATAGACACCGTCACTAA